The following proteins come from a genomic window of Streptomyces sp. Sge12:
- a CDS encoding slipin family protein — protein sequence MVEELLTAAIATGVAAVVYVGAAARVVKQYERGLVFRFGRLREEVRGPGFTTIVPFVERLRKVNMQIVTLPVPAQEGITRDNVTVRVDAVVYFKVVDPASAIVAVEDYRFAVSQMAQTSLRSIIGKSDLDDLLSNREMLNQGLELMIDSPAVGWGVQIDRVEIKDVSLPETMKRSMARQAEADRERRARVINADAELQASHKLAEAAEVMSEQPAALQLRLLHTIVAVAAEKNSTLVLPFPVELLRFLERSAPPPAAGPAREKPAPAGPASEGPGPAEVADADGLDAEELEGAPVPDALGAPVDGLMLDAPSPEEEREGLRE from the coding sequence ATGGTCGAAGAACTGCTGACAGCGGCGATCGCCACGGGTGTGGCCGCCGTGGTCTACGTGGGCGCCGCGGCCCGGGTGGTGAAGCAGTACGAGCGGGGCCTGGTCTTCCGCTTCGGCAGGCTGCGCGAGGAGGTCCGCGGGCCCGGCTTCACGACGATCGTCCCGTTCGTGGAACGGCTCCGTAAGGTCAACATGCAGATCGTGACGCTGCCGGTGCCCGCGCAGGAGGGCATCACCCGGGACAACGTCACGGTGCGGGTGGACGCGGTCGTGTACTTCAAGGTCGTCGACCCGGCGAGCGCGATCGTGGCGGTGGAGGACTACCGCTTCGCCGTCTCCCAGATGGCGCAGACCTCGCTCAGGTCGATCATCGGAAAGTCCGACCTGGACGATCTGCTGTCCAACCGGGAGATGCTCAACCAGGGCCTCGAGCTGATGATCGACAGCCCGGCGGTGGGCTGGGGCGTGCAGATCGACCGGGTCGAGATCAAGGACGTGTCCCTGCCCGAGACGATGAAGCGGTCGATGGCCCGGCAGGCGGAGGCGGACCGGGAGCGGCGGGCGCGGGTGATCAACGCGGACGCCGAGCTCCAGGCCTCGCACAAGCTCGCGGAGGCGGCGGAGGTCATGTCGGAGCAGCCGGCGGCGCTGCAGTTGCGCCTGCTGCACACGATCGTGGCGGTCGCCGCCGAGAAGAACTCCACGCTGGTGCTGCCGTTCCCGGTGGAGCTGCTGCGCTTTCTCGAGCGCTCGGCGCCTCCGCCTGCGGCGGGCCCCGCGCGGGAGAAACCGGCCCCGGCCGGCCCGGCTTCCGAAGGCCCCGGGCCGGCCGAGGTCGCTGACGCGGACGGGCTCGACGCGGAGGAGCTCGAGGGAGCTCCGGTGCCGGACGCGCTCGGCGCCCCGGTGGACGGGCTGATGCTGGATGCGCCGTCGCCGGAGGAGGAGCGGGAGGGGCTGCGCGAGTAG
- a CDS encoding proline--tRNA ligase, giving the protein MSTQHVQRMSRLMAKTLREDPADAETLSHRLLVRAGYVRRSSAGVWTWLPLGKRVLDNVSRIVREEMDAIGAQEVLLPALLPKEPYEVSGRWSEYGDLLFRLKDRKGADYLLGPTHEEIFTLVVKDQCTSYKDLPVMLYQIQTKYRDEARPRSGVLRGREFQMKDSYSFDVSDEGLAESYRLHREAYVRIFERLGLDHRIVSAVSGAMGGSASEEFLAPAEAGEDTFVDCPSCAYAANTEAVTFALAPVSAEHPALEEVDTPGTPTIETLAAHLGVPASATLKNLLVKVDGEIVAVGVPGDREVDLGKLGEHLAPAVVELVTAEDFVGRPDLVRGYVGPQGLEKVRYLADPRVAPGTSWVTGANRADTHARNVVCGRDFEVDQYVDVVVVEPGDPCPSCGAGLRLDRAIEIGHIFQLGRKYADAFGLDVLGREGKPVRVTMGSYGIGVSRAVAALAEQTADERGLCWPAAVAPADVHVVAAGKAVPLALAEEAAAALAASGLRVLLDDRPGLSPGVKLTDAELIGVPWILVAGRRSADGVVELQHRASGTREELSLPEALARLIP; this is encoded by the coding sequence ATGTCTACGCAACACGTGCAGCGCATGTCCCGTCTGATGGCCAAGACCCTCCGCGAGGACCCGGCCGACGCCGAAACCCTCAGCCACCGGCTGCTGGTCCGCGCCGGCTACGTCCGGCGCAGTTCCGCCGGGGTGTGGACGTGGCTGCCGCTCGGCAAGCGGGTCCTGGACAACGTCTCGCGCATCGTCCGCGAGGAGATGGACGCGATCGGGGCCCAGGAGGTGCTGCTCCCGGCGCTGCTGCCGAAGGAGCCGTACGAGGTCAGCGGACGCTGGTCGGAGTACGGGGACCTGCTGTTCCGGCTCAAGGACCGCAAGGGCGCGGACTACCTGCTCGGGCCGACCCACGAGGAGATCTTCACCCTGGTGGTGAAGGACCAGTGCACCTCGTACAAGGACCTGCCGGTCATGCTCTACCAGATCCAGACCAAGTACCGCGACGAGGCACGGCCCCGGTCCGGGGTGCTGCGCGGGCGCGAGTTCCAGATGAAGGACTCGTACTCCTTCGACGTGTCCGACGAGGGCCTCGCGGAGTCCTACCGGCTCCACCGCGAGGCGTACGTCCGCATCTTCGAGCGGCTCGGCCTGGACCACCGCATCGTGTCGGCGGTCTCGGGGGCGATGGGCGGCTCGGCGTCGGAGGAGTTCCTGGCCCCCGCCGAAGCGGGCGAGGACACCTTCGTGGACTGCCCCTCCTGCGCCTACGCGGCGAACACGGAGGCCGTCACCTTCGCCCTCGCTCCCGTCTCGGCCGAGCACCCGGCGCTGGAGGAGGTGGACACCCCCGGCACCCCGACGATCGAGACCCTGGCCGCGCACCTGGGCGTACCGGCCTCCGCGACGCTGAAGAACCTCCTGGTCAAGGTCGACGGCGAGATCGTGGCCGTCGGCGTGCCGGGGGACCGCGAGGTGGACCTCGGCAAGCTGGGCGAGCACCTGGCCCCGGCGGTGGTGGAGTTGGTGACGGCCGAGGACTTCGTGGGCCGCCCGGACCTGGTCCGCGGTTACGTGGGCCCGCAGGGCCTGGAGAAGGTCCGCTACCTGGCCGACCCCCGTGTCGCGCCCGGCACTTCCTGGGTGACGGGGGCCAACCGGGCGGACACGCACGCCCGGAACGTGGTCTGCGGGCGCGACTTCGAAGTGGACCAGTACGTGGACGTCGTGGTCGTGGAGCCGGGCGACCCCTGCCCGTCCTGCGGGGCGGGGCTGCGGCTGGACCGGGCGATCGAGATCGGGCACATCTTCCAGCTGGGCCGCAAGTACGCGGACGCCTTCGGGCTGGACGTCCTCGGCCGCGAGGGCAAGCCGGTCCGGGTCACGATGGGCTCGTACGGCATCGGCGTCTCCCGGGCGGTGGCGGCGCTGGCCGAACAGACGGCGGACGAGCGCGGCCTGTGCTGGCCGGCGGCCGTGGCCCCGGCCGACGTCCACGTGGTGGCGGCGGGCAAGGCCGTGCCGCTGGCCCTGGCGGAGGAGGCGGCGGCCGCGCTGGCCGCGTCGGGGCTGCGGGTCCTGCTGGACGACCGGCCCGGCCTGTCGCCCGGCGTGAAGCTGACGGACGCGGAGCTGATCGGCGTGCCGTGGATCCTGGTGGCGGGCCGCCGCTCCGCCGACGGCGTGGTCGAACTCCAGCACCGCGCGTCCGGCACCCGCGAAGAGCTTTCCCTGCCGGAAGCCCTCGCCCGCCTGATTCCGTAA
- a CDS encoding GNAT family N-acetyltransferase: MLPSGVRIGPLDLAARVDEALRVQAVAFGLSEEEVGIRRYIVQRHMTCRGARALGAFAEDGALTGFVYGMPNDRTHWWSTVVEPYLRAGGHEHWLDGSFVITELHVHPGFQGNGIGRALITDITDAADESRSILSAIDTESPARGLYRALGYADLARQVHFPSASLPYAVMGATLPLTRP; encoded by the coding sequence ATGCTGCCTTCCGGAGTCCGCATCGGTCCCCTCGACCTCGCCGCCCGCGTGGACGAGGCCCTGCGCGTGCAGGCCGTCGCCTTCGGCCTGAGCGAGGAAGAGGTCGGCATCCGGCGCTACATCGTCCAGCGCCACATGACCTGCCGCGGAGCCCGCGCCCTCGGGGCCTTCGCCGAGGACGGGGCGCTCACCGGCTTCGTGTACGGGATGCCCAACGACCGTACGCACTGGTGGTCCACCGTCGTCGAGCCCTATCTGCGGGCCGGCGGGCACGAGCACTGGCTCGACGGCTCCTTCGTGATCACCGAACTGCACGTGCACCCCGGATTCCAGGGAAACGGCATCGGCCGCGCGCTGATCACCGACATCACCGACGCCGCCGACGAGTCCCGCTCGATCCTCTCCGCCATCGACACCGAGAGCCCCGCCCGCGGCCTCTACCGGGCCCTCGGCTACGCCGACCTCGCCCGCCAGGTCCACTTCCCGAGCGCGAGCCTCCCGTACGCCGTCATGGGCGCCACCCTGCCGCTGACCAGGCCCTGA
- a CDS encoding GNAT family N-acetyltransferase — protein sequence MTQTTTRVLEPSDLDAAMEILGREPVENAFVTSRVQVAGLDPWRLGGEMWGWYADGELRSLCYAGANLVPVCAGPDAVRAFADRARRTGRRCSSIVGPAEATRLLWQLLEPSWGPAREVRSHQPLMVIERPSTTVEADPQVRRIRKDEMELIMPACVAMFTEEVGISPMAGDGGLLYQARVAELVAGGRSFARVDDGKVVFKAEIGAATARACQIQGVWVDPEFRGLGHSETGMAAVVAYALRDVAPVVSLYVNDFNAAARAAYKRVGFREVGAFMSVLF from the coding sequence TTGACGCAGACCACCACCCGGGTCCTTGAGCCCAGTGATCTCGACGCCGCGATGGAAATCCTCGGACGCGAGCCGGTCGAGAACGCCTTCGTCACTTCACGGGTCCAGGTCGCCGGACTCGACCCGTGGCGCCTGGGCGGCGAGATGTGGGGCTGGTACGCCGACGGCGAGCTCCGCTCGCTCTGCTACGCGGGCGCCAACCTGGTCCCCGTCTGCGCAGGGCCCGACGCCGTACGCGCCTTCGCCGACCGGGCCCGCCGCACCGGCCGCCGCTGTTCCTCCATCGTCGGCCCCGCCGAGGCCACCCGGCTGCTGTGGCAGCTCCTGGAGCCCAGCTGGGGCCCCGCCCGCGAGGTCCGCTCCCACCAGCCGCTCATGGTCATCGAGCGCCCGTCCACCACGGTCGAGGCCGACCCGCAGGTCCGCCGGATCCGCAAGGACGAGATGGAGCTGATCATGCCCGCCTGCGTGGCCATGTTCACCGAGGAGGTCGGCATCTCGCCGATGGCCGGTGACGGCGGGCTGCTCTACCAGGCCCGCGTCGCCGAACTCGTCGCCGGCGGCCGGTCCTTCGCCCGCGTCGACGACGGCAAGGTCGTCTTCAAGGCCGAGATCGGCGCCGCCACCGCCCGCGCCTGCCAGATCCAGGGCGTGTGGGTGGACCCCGAGTTCCGCGGCCTCGGCCACTCGGAGACCGGGATGGCCGCCGTCGTGGCGTACGCGCTGCGGGACGTGGCGCCCGTCGTCAGCCTCTACGTGAACGACTTCAACGCCGCCGCGCGGGCGGCCTACAAGCGCGTCGGCTTCCGTGAGGTCGGCGCCTTCATGAGCGTCCTGTTCTGA